One genomic segment of Fervidobacterium pennivorans includes these proteins:
- a CDS encoding EscU/YscU/HrcU family type III secretion system export apparatus switch protein, protein MERTYDYEKYDEDCTQKLAVALRYKPKEDYVPFVVAKGKCHLAEMIIKKAMESNVPIVKSEELVKELFKLDLLEPIPVKLYVAVAEVLAFIQLGLNK, encoded by the coding sequence ATGGAACGTACGTATGATTATGAAAAATACGATGAAGATTGCACACAGAAGTTGGCTGTTGCTTTGAGATACAAACCAAAAGAAGACTATGTGCCCTTTGTTGTTGCAAAGGGCAAATGTCATTTGGCAGAAATGATAATAAAGAAGGCGATGGAAAGTAACGTGCCGATAGTGAAATCAGAAGAATTGGTCAAAGAGCTTTTCAAGCTAGATTTATTGGAGCCTATACCAGTGAAACTCTACGTTGCTGTGGCAGAGGTACTTGCATTTATCCAGCTTGGTTTGAACAAGTGA
- the prfB gene encoding peptide chain release factor 2, with translation MITYEQKQRIEELKKKFDDIIEVFHPEDKKAKLKELEEESLKPDFWNDQKRAQQVNREIQRTRKIIEDMERIKALFEDIEVGIELSEEDPSMQEHLEDMIEEVAKKIREFELEMILNGKFDASNAYLSIHPGAGGTESQDWASMLLRMYMRWAERKGYDVEIVDYQEGEEAGIKSATLYIKGDFAYGYLKYERGVHRLVRISPFDANKRRHTSFASVNVLPEIEDDIDIEIKPEDLRIDTYRASGAGGQYVNKTESAVRITHLPTGIVVTCQTERSQLQNRETAMKMLKARLYQLELEKRRKQIEQIQGELKDISWGNQIRSYVFHPYTMVKDHRTDVETGNIEAVMDGDIDMFIEAELVYYAKLGLNE, from the coding sequence GTGATAACATACGAGCAAAAACAACGAATCGAAGAACTTAAGAAAAAGTTCGACGATATTATTGAGGTCTTCCACCCCGAGGATAAAAAAGCGAAACTTAAAGAACTAGAAGAAGAGAGTTTAAAACCTGATTTTTGGAATGACCAAAAAAGGGCACAACAAGTCAATAGAGAGATACAAAGGACAAGGAAGATAATCGAAGATATGGAGCGTATCAAAGCGCTTTTCGAAGACATAGAAGTGGGTATAGAACTTTCCGAAGAAGACCCATCGATGCAGGAACACTTAGAAGATATGATAGAAGAAGTAGCAAAAAAAATAAGGGAATTCGAGCTTGAGATGATTCTCAACGGGAAATTCGATGCTTCGAATGCATACCTTTCTATTCACCCAGGTGCCGGTGGAACTGAGTCTCAGGACTGGGCCTCTATGTTGTTGAGAATGTATATGCGCTGGGCTGAAAGGAAAGGCTATGATGTGGAGATAGTCGATTATCAAGAAGGTGAGGAAGCGGGAATAAAGAGTGCAACACTATACATTAAGGGCGATTTCGCATACGGATATTTGAAGTACGAGCGTGGAGTACATAGGCTTGTGAGGATTTCACCGTTTGATGCTAACAAAAGAAGACACACATCATTTGCTTCTGTTAACGTGCTTCCAGAAATAGAAGATGATATTGACATCGAGATTAAACCAGAAGATTTAAGGATTGACACATACAGAGCAAGTGGTGCTGGTGGTCAGTATGTAAACAAGACTGAATCTGCCGTAAGAATTACACACTTACCAACAGGTATCGTTGTAACATGTCAAACGGAAAGGTCACAGCTCCAAAATAGAGAAACTGCAATGAAGATGTTGAAAGCTAGGTTGTACCAACTTGAGCTTGAAAAAAGAAGAAAGCAGATAGAACAAATTCAGGGCGAATTGAAAGACATTAGCTGGGGTAACCAAATTAGATCCTACGTCTTCCATCCATACACTATGGTGAAAGACCACAGAACAGATGTAGAAACGGGAAACATTGAAGCTGTGATGGATGGAGATATTGACATGTTCATAGAAGCTGAGTTGGTTTATTATGCAAAATTGGGTTTGAACGAATAG
- the minD gene encoding septum site-determining protein MinD: MNRPKVFVVTSGKGGVGKTTFTANLGCTLAKMGERVCLIDADIGLKNLDVVLGLENRIIYTSFDVVNGTVSAKEALVKHKQLKNLYLLAASQVATKEMMSPEDMKRIVQELYDDFDFILIDSPAGIERGFRNSVAPAEAAFIVTTPELPAISDADRVIGLLENYGFSEDKMYIVLNKFKPHMAKRGEMLDKSDVEKALAMRIIGVIPDSEEVIIATNKGIPVVLEDGVVIGRSFENIVKRIKGEEVPIEEDLKGASKGFLASLLSVFKKR, translated from the coding sequence GTGAACAGACCTAAGGTGTTTGTTGTTACATCAGGGAAAGGTGGTGTGGGCAAAACAACCTTCACCGCAAATCTTGGTTGTACATTAGCCAAGATGGGAGAAAGAGTGTGCTTGATTGATGCTGACATAGGTTTGAAGAACCTGGATGTAGTCTTAGGACTGGAAAATAGGATTATTTACACATCTTTTGATGTCGTAAACGGGACTGTTTCAGCCAAGGAAGCGCTCGTCAAACACAAGCAATTGAAAAACCTCTATTTACTTGCAGCTTCTCAAGTTGCTACAAAAGAGATGATGTCACCAGAAGACATGAAGCGAATAGTTCAAGAGTTGTACGATGACTTCGATTTCATACTCATCGATTCGCCTGCTGGTATAGAACGGGGTTTCAGGAATTCTGTTGCACCAGCTGAGGCAGCATTCATTGTGACCACGCCGGAGCTACCAGCGATTTCGGATGCAGACAGAGTTATCGGATTGCTTGAAAACTATGGATTTTCTGAAGACAAGATGTACATCGTCCTGAACAAATTTAAACCTCACATGGCTAAACGTGGTGAGATGCTCGATAAGAGTGATGTTGAAAAAGCTTTGGCAATGAGGATAATAGGCGTAATACCTGACTCCGAAGAGGTAATCATAGCAACAAACAAAGGTATACCAGTTGTTCTTGAAGATGGTGTTGTTATAGGTAGAAGTTTTGAAAATATCGTCAAGAGAATCAAGGGGGAAGAGGTACCTATAGAGGAAGATCTCAAAGGTGCCTCTAAGGGGTTCTTAGCTTCATTACTTTCTGTGTTTAAGAAGAGGTGA
- a CDS encoding trigger factor: MWIIDIFRKKKHKNTKSPKEEAAERLETMLTRRREIVKMIPVEEFEANSEEIKYAVIETISRKFNIPPEKVKVDYHEQNGYIVIVTNVNFK; the protein is encoded by the coding sequence ATGTGGATTATCGATATATTCAGAAAGAAAAAGCACAAAAATACAAAATCACCTAAAGAGGAAGCGGCAGAAAGACTCGAAACAATGCTCACAAGAAGAAGAGAGATTGTCAAGATGATACCTGTGGAAGAGTTTGAGGCAAACTCTGAAGAAATTAAATATGCCGTTATTGAAACGATTTCAAGGAAGTTCAACATACCACCGGAGAAGGTAAAAGTGGATTATCACGAGCAGAATGGATATATTGTGATCGTGACGAATGTTAATTTCAAATAG